The following are encoded together in the Raineyella sp. LH-20 genome:
- the aroB gene encoding 3-dehydroquinate synthase, with protein MHADDPYVVEVGPGVLDRVAALVGDTRQVAILHPAVLRSVAGRVAEAVTGETLLIELPDGEEAKTVTVLADCWDRLAAAGFTRSDLVIGLGGGATTDLAGFVAASWLRGVRFLTLPTTVLAMVDAAVGGKTGINIAAGKNLVGAFHEPIGVLCDTDLLRTLDPRELRSGMAEVVKCGFIADPRILELVEADITDALAPAGPVQTETIRRGIAVKARVVSGDLRERTSTADRIGREQLNYGHTLAHAIEQREHFQWRHGEAISVGMVFVAEVAQRLGLIDEALVARHRTILSAVGLPTTYQPDAWPELRATMALDKKTRGDMLRLVVLRGLGDPVIAEGVDEGLLAEAYAATCR; from the coding sequence GTGCACGCCGACGACCCGTACGTCGTCGAGGTCGGCCCCGGTGTGCTGGACCGGGTCGCCGCCCTGGTCGGCGACACCCGCCAGGTGGCGATCCTGCACCCGGCCGTGCTCCGCTCGGTGGCCGGACGCGTCGCCGAGGCCGTCACCGGCGAGACGCTGTTGATCGAGCTGCCGGACGGTGAGGAGGCCAAGACGGTCACCGTGCTGGCCGACTGCTGGGACCGCCTCGCCGCGGCCGGCTTCACCCGCTCCGACCTGGTGATCGGGCTGGGCGGTGGCGCGACCACCGACCTGGCCGGCTTCGTCGCGGCGTCGTGGCTGCGGGGGGTCCGCTTCCTCACCCTGCCGACCACGGTGCTGGCGATGGTCGATGCCGCCGTCGGTGGCAAGACCGGGATCAACATCGCCGCCGGGAAGAACCTGGTCGGCGCCTTCCACGAGCCGATCGGCGTGCTGTGCGACACCGACCTGCTGCGCACCCTCGACCCGCGCGAGCTGCGGTCGGGGATGGCCGAGGTGGTCAAGTGCGGCTTCATCGCCGACCCGCGGATCCTGGAACTGGTCGAGGCCGACATCACCGACGCTCTGGCGCCGGCCGGCCCGGTGCAGACCGAGACCATCCGGCGCGGCATCGCCGTGAAGGCCCGGGTGGTCTCGGGTGACCTCCGGGAGCGGACCAGCACCGCCGACCGGATCGGCCGCGAACAGTTGAACTACGGCCACACCCTGGCCCACGCCATCGAGCAGCGCGAGCACTTCCAGTGGCGCCACGGCGAGGCGATCAGCGTCGGGATGGTCTTCGTCGCCGAGGTCGCCCAGCGGCTGGGGCTGATCGACGAGGCGCTGGTCGCCCGGCATCGTACGATCCTCTCCGCTGTCGGCCTGCCGACGACCTACCAGCCCGACGCCTGGCCGGAACTGCGCGCGACGATGGCGCTGGACAAGAAGACCCGCGGCGACATGTTGCGCCTGGTGGTGTTGCGCGGGCTGGGGGATCCGGTGATCGCCGAGGGTGTCGACGAGGGCCTGCTCGCGGAGGCGTACGCCGCCACCTGCCGGTAG
- a CDS encoding GNAT family N-acetyltransferase has translation MADYDIRTLPAGDDLTEELAGWRRACALGFLGPEDDDGHLELWNRLRVADAMTLVGAYPEHPLPGLPPQVPVATYGAFTKTLNTGGHLEPIHLITDVTVRPTHRRRGLLRAMMTADLREAAAAGLPLAALTASEATIYGRFGFASATFRQAIELDTRRTGLPAPAASRVEIVDAGSAAPLLREAFGRFHAASRGSIDRPAYYDLHLTGRWDGQTRAPNPGVRVAVHYADDDRPDGHLVYTIDEKAATAVVRDLVAADPAVELALWHFVASIDLVRTVTCRSLGPASPLRWALADSRALTTTGCADFIWLRVLDVVRALEVRGWDAAGTVEFAVTDPLGHAAGSWRLDIGDDGAQVTPIASADLTISERALAAMYLGATDARVLAASGLITGPAGRVAELGRLFRTDIPAHCLTGF, from the coding sequence ATGGCCGACTACGACATCCGGACCCTGCCCGCCGGCGACGACCTGACCGAGGAACTGGCCGGCTGGCGTCGTGCCTGCGCGCTCGGTTTCCTCGGACCGGAGGACGACGACGGGCACCTCGAGCTCTGGAACCGGCTGCGGGTCGCCGACGCGATGACCCTCGTCGGCGCCTACCCGGAGCACCCGCTGCCGGGTCTGCCGCCGCAGGTGCCGGTGGCCACGTACGGCGCGTTCACGAAGACGCTGAACACCGGTGGTCACCTCGAACCGATCCACCTGATCACCGACGTCACCGTCCGGCCTACCCATCGGCGCCGCGGCCTGCTGCGGGCGATGATGACCGCCGACCTCCGTGAGGCTGCGGCGGCCGGTCTGCCGCTGGCCGCGCTGACTGCGTCGGAGGCAACGATCTACGGGCGCTTCGGCTTCGCGTCGGCGACCTTCCGTCAGGCCATCGAGCTGGACACCCGCCGCACCGGTCTGCCGGCGCCCGCGGCATCCCGGGTCGAGATCGTGGACGCCGGCTCGGCGGCGCCGCTGCTGCGCGAGGCGTTCGGCCGGTTCCACGCGGCCTCCCGCGGTTCGATCGATCGCCCGGCCTACTACGACCTCCACCTGACCGGCCGCTGGGACGGCCAGACCCGCGCACCGAACCCCGGCGTACGGGTCGCGGTGCACTACGCCGACGACGACCGACCGGACGGCCACCTCGTCTACACCATTGATGAGAAGGCGGCGACGGCGGTCGTCCGTGACCTGGTGGCGGCCGATCCCGCGGTGGAGCTGGCCTTGTGGCACTTCGTGGCGTCGATCGACCTGGTCCGGACGGTGACCTGTCGAAGTCTCGGCCCGGCCAGCCCGCTGCGCTGGGCACTGGCCGACAGCCGTGCGCTGACCACCACCGGCTGTGCCGACTTCATCTGGCTCCGCGTGCTGGACGTGGTGCGGGCGCTGGAGGTCCGCGGCTGGGACGCGGCCGGCACGGTGGAGTTCGCGGTCACCGATCCGCTCGGCCACGCCGCGGGCAGCTGGCGGCTGGACATCGGCGACGACGGTGCGCAGGTCACCCCGATCGCCTCCGCCGACCTGACGATCAGCGAGCGGGCGCTGGCGGCGATGTACCTCGGCGCCACGGACGCCCGCGTCCTGGCCGCCTCCGGTCTGATCACCGGCCCCGCCGGCCGGGTGGCGGAGCTGGGCCGGCTCTTCCGCACCGACATCCCGGCGCACTGCCTCACCGGTTTCTGA
- the efp gene encoding elongation factor P — MASTNDIKNGMILDLDGQLWQVLWFQHHKPGKGNTVVRTKIKNIMTGKIVDKTFNSDTKVDTATVDRRDMQYLYNDGENYVFMDVTSFEQLELTPEVVGDAKDFLLEENTATVAIHEGTPLYIELPASVEMEITYTEPGLQGDRSTGGTKPATIQTGRQIQVPLFLNVGDRVKVDTRNGDYLGRL, encoded by the coding sequence GTGGCTTCCACGAATGACATCAAGAACGGGATGATCCTCGACCTGGACGGCCAGCTGTGGCAGGTCCTGTGGTTCCAGCACCACAAGCCGGGCAAGGGCAACACCGTCGTCCGTACGAAGATCAAGAACATCATGACCGGCAAGATCGTCGACAAGACGTTCAACTCCGACACCAAGGTCGACACCGCCACCGTCGACCGGCGGGACATGCAGTACCTCTACAACGACGGCGAGAACTACGTCTTCATGGACGTGACCAGCTTCGAGCAGCTCGAGCTGACCCCGGAGGTCGTCGGCGACGCCAAGGACTTCCTGCTGGAGGAGAACACCGCCACCGTCGCGATCCACGAGGGCACCCCGCTCTACATCGAGCTGCCCGCCTCGGTCGAGATGGAGATCACCTACACCGAGCCCGGCCTGCAGGGCGACCGCTCCACCGGCGGCACCAAGCCGGCCACGATCCAGACCGGCCGCCAGATCCAGGTGCCGCTGTTCCTCAACGTGGGCGACCGGGTCAAGGTCGACACCCGCAACGGCGACTACCTCGGCCGTCTGTGA
- the nusB gene encoding transcription antitermination factor NusB: MTGSAPRHPSSTRHKARKRALDIMFEAELRGRSVLATLTERADAAEPPVREYTAEIVRAFDDHADDVDARISAALDKDWSLDRMPLVDRTACRIAVTEMRYLDLPIGVAVTEAIALVEELSTDESPTFVSGVLNNVVLD; the protein is encoded by the coding sequence GTGACCGGGAGCGCCCCTCGCCATCCTTCGTCCACCCGGCACAAGGCCCGCAAGCGCGCCCTCGACATCATGTTCGAGGCGGAACTGCGCGGCCGGTCCGTGCTGGCCACGCTCACCGAGCGTGCGGACGCCGCCGAGCCTCCGGTCCGCGAGTACACCGCTGAGATCGTCCGCGCCTTCGACGACCACGCCGACGACGTCGATGCCAGGATCAGCGCCGCACTCGACAAGGACTGGTCGCTGGACCGGATGCCGCTCGTCGACCGGACGGCCTGCCGGATCGCCGTGACCGAGATGCGCTACCTCGACCTGCCGATCGGCGTCGCGGTCACCGAAGCCATCGCCCTGGTCGAGGAACTCTCGACCGACGAATCGCCGACATTCGTCAGTGGCGTCCTGAACAACGTCGTCCTCGACTGA
- the carA gene encoding glutamine-hydrolyzing carbamoyl-phosphate synthase small subunit, translating into MPAARHRALLVLEDGRHFVGTSFGAEGETFGEAVFSTGMTGYQETLTDPSYRNQIVVATAPQIGNTGWNDEDNESDRIWVAGYVVRDLARVPSNWRSRRSLEEEMRAQGTVGIAGVDTRALTRHLRERGAMRTAISTTETDPQALLARVLAQPSMAGQNLVGDVTTGEPYVVGAVGEKRLTLAAVDLGIKSMTPHRLAERGVETTVFPADVTYDQLMAIHPDGVFFSNGPGDPATADAQVALLQQVLAAGTPFFGICFGNQLFGRALGFGTYKLKYGHRGINQPVQDLSTGKVEVTAHNHGFAVDAPRHGATATPYGEARVSHVNLNDDVVEGLSLHATDGRLTAFSVQYHPEAAAGPHDASYLFDRFVALMEA; encoded by the coding sequence ATGCCTGCCGCCCGTCACCGCGCATTGCTCGTCCTGGAGGATGGTCGACACTTCGTCGGCACGTCCTTCGGGGCCGAAGGGGAGACCTTCGGCGAGGCGGTCTTCTCCACCGGCATGACCGGCTACCAGGAGACCCTCACCGATCCGTCGTACCGCAACCAGATCGTCGTCGCGACCGCCCCACAGATCGGCAACACCGGCTGGAACGACGAGGACAACGAGTCCGACCGGATCTGGGTCGCCGGCTACGTCGTCCGCGACCTCGCCCGGGTGCCGTCCAACTGGCGCTCCCGTCGCAGCCTGGAGGAGGAGATGCGCGCCCAGGGCACCGTCGGCATCGCCGGCGTCGACACCCGCGCGCTGACCCGCCACCTGCGCGAGCGCGGCGCGATGCGGACGGCGATCTCCACCACCGAGACCGACCCGCAGGCCCTGCTGGCGCGGGTGCTCGCCCAGCCGTCGATGGCCGGGCAGAACTTGGTCGGCGATGTCACCACCGGTGAGCCGTACGTCGTCGGGGCGGTCGGGGAGAAGAGACTCACTCTCGCTGCGGTCGACCTCGGCATCAAGTCGATGACGCCGCACCGGCTCGCCGAGCGCGGCGTGGAGACCACCGTCTTCCCGGCCGATGTGACGTACGACCAGCTGATGGCGATCCACCCGGATGGGGTGTTCTTCTCCAACGGGCCCGGCGACCCGGCTACCGCCGACGCCCAGGTGGCGCTGCTGCAGCAGGTGCTCGCCGCCGGCACGCCGTTCTTCGGCATCTGCTTCGGCAACCAGCTCTTCGGCCGCGCCCTGGGTTTCGGCACCTACAAGCTCAAGTACGGCCACCGCGGGATCAACCAGCCGGTGCAGGACCTGTCCACCGGCAAGGTCGAGGTGACCGCACACAACCACGGGTTCGCCGTCGACGCGCCACGTCACGGTGCCACCGCCACGCCGTACGGTGAGGCGCGGGTGAGCCACGTCAATCTGAACGACGACGTCGTCGAGGGCCTCTCGCTGCACGCCACGGACGGCCGGCTGACCGCCTTCTCGGTGCAATACCACCCGGAGGCCGCCGCCGGACCACACGACGCCAGCTACCTGTTCGACCGTTTCGTCGCCCTGATGGAGGCCTGA
- the carB gene encoding carbamoyl-phosphate synthase large subunit, whose amino-acid sequence MGRRTDIASILVIGSGPIVIGQACEFDYSGTQACRVLREEGYRIILVNSNPATIMTDPEFADATYLEPITPEFVEKVIARERPDALLPTLGGQTALNTAVALHENGVLEKYGVELIGASIEAIQRGEDREQFKAIVEALDVPGPKAEVARSRICHTMDECLAAAEELSYPVVVRPSFTMGGLGSGFAYDAADLHRIAGAGLDASPTTEVLIEESIMGWKEYELEVMRDHVDNVVVVCSIENVDPVGVHTGDSITVAPAMTLTDREYQHMRDVGIAIIRAVGVDTGGCNIQFAINPADGRMVVIEMNPRVSRSSALASKATGFPIAKIAAKVAVGYTLDEIPNDITAETPASFEPTLDYVVVKVPRFAFEKFPSADDTLTTHMKAVGEVMAIGRNFTEALGKALRSMEDDKAPLDVAGALTAGAAEYLALAARPHDGRINDVYRALRAGATPEQVFEATKIDPWFIDQLVLITEVVEEVRQAAELTPDVLLRAKHHGLSDAQIGAIRGLRTDVVAGVRWALGIRPAYKTVDTCAAEFAARTPYLYSCYELTGRDSEVSPREKPAVIILGSGPNRIGQGIEFDYSCVHASMTLHEAGYETIMVNCNPETVSTDYDTSDRLYFEPLTLEDVLEIYHAEASVGPVAGLIVQLGGQTPLKMAQALKDAGVPIVGTSPESIDLAEERGAFGAVLEESGQLAPKYGTAHSFEEASKVATEIGYPVMVRPSYVLGGRGMEIVDSEDGLREYIGRAAAISPQHPVLIDRFLDDATEIDVDALYDGTELYLGGVMEHIEAAGVHSGDSACSLPPATLGQEVIDEIRVATRAIAEGVGVRGLINIQYALQGTTLYVLEANPRASRTVPFVSKATGTQLAKAAARIMLGASIAELRADSMLRADTDGAAIWPGLPIALKEAVLPFNRFRTPGGQFVDTVLGPEMKSTGEVMGLDDDFGTSFAKGQIATYGTLPTGGTIFVSAANRDKRTMVFPIKHLADMGFRIMATGGTASVLRRHGVDVVEVRKASEGTGPHGEPTVTDLINAGEVDLIFNTPHGSTQAGGQPRKDGWEIRTAAVLHNVPSVTTAQGLSAAVLGIEALRNGGIGVRSLQEWERITADIVTAHTVTTTDTAVPAVVGA is encoded by the coding sequence ATGGGACGCCGCACCGACATCGCATCGATCCTCGTCATCGGCTCCGGCCCGATCGTCATCGGCCAGGCCTGTGAGTTCGACTACTCCGGCACCCAGGCGTGCCGGGTGCTGCGCGAGGAGGGCTACCGGATCATCCTGGTGAACTCCAACCCGGCCACCATCATGACTGACCCGGAGTTCGCCGACGCGACCTACCTGGAGCCGATCACCCCCGAGTTCGTCGAGAAGGTCATCGCCCGCGAGCGGCCGGACGCCCTGCTGCCGACCCTGGGCGGCCAGACCGCGCTGAACACCGCCGTCGCCCTGCACGAGAACGGCGTGCTGGAGAAGTACGGCGTCGAGCTGATCGGTGCTTCGATCGAGGCGATCCAGCGCGGTGAGGATCGCGAGCAGTTCAAGGCGATCGTCGAGGCGCTGGACGTGCCCGGCCCGAAGGCCGAGGTCGCCCGCTCCCGGATCTGCCACACGATGGACGAGTGCCTGGCGGCCGCCGAGGAGCTCAGCTACCCGGTCGTCGTCCGCCCCTCGTTCACCATGGGCGGGCTGGGCTCCGGCTTCGCGTACGACGCGGCGGATCTGCACCGGATCGCCGGCGCCGGCCTGGACGCCAGCCCCACCACCGAGGTGCTGATCGAGGAATCGATCATGGGCTGGAAGGAGTACGAGCTCGAGGTGATGCGCGACCACGTCGACAACGTCGTGGTCGTCTGCTCCATCGAGAACGTCGACCCGGTCGGCGTGCACACCGGTGACTCGATCACCGTCGCGCCGGCGATGACGCTGACCGACCGCGAGTACCAGCACATGCGCGACGTCGGCATCGCCATCATCCGCGCGGTCGGCGTCGACACCGGCGGCTGCAACATCCAGTTCGCGATCAACCCCGCCGACGGCCGGATGGTCGTCATCGAGATGAACCCGCGGGTGTCCCGCTCCTCGGCGCTGGCCTCCAAGGCGACCGGTTTCCCGATCGCGAAGATCGCCGCCAAGGTCGCCGTCGGCTACACCCTCGACGAGATCCCCAACGACATCACCGCCGAGACGCCGGCCTCCTTCGAGCCGACCCTCGACTACGTGGTGGTCAAGGTGCCGCGGTTCGCGTTCGAGAAGTTCCCGTCCGCCGACGACACCCTCACCACCCACATGAAGGCGGTCGGCGAGGTGATGGCGATCGGCCGCAACTTCACCGAGGCCCTCGGCAAGGCGCTGCGGTCGATGGAGGACGACAAGGCGCCGCTGGACGTCGCCGGCGCCCTCACCGCCGGCGCGGCGGAGTACCTCGCGCTCGCCGCCCGCCCGCACGACGGCCGGATCAACGACGTCTACCGGGCACTGCGCGCCGGCGCCACCCCCGAGCAGGTCTTCGAGGCGACCAAGATCGACCCGTGGTTCATCGACCAGCTGGTGCTGATCACCGAGGTCGTCGAGGAGGTCCGCCAGGCGGCCGAGCTGACTCCCGACGTGCTGCTCCGGGCCAAGCACCACGGCCTGTCCGACGCCCAGATCGGCGCCATCCGCGGCCTGCGCACCGACGTCGTCGCCGGTGTCCGCTGGGCGCTGGGCATCCGGCCGGCGTACAAGACGGTCGACACCTGCGCAGCCGAGTTCGCGGCGCGTACGCCCTACCTCTACTCCTGCTACGAGCTCACCGGACGCGACTCCGAGGTGTCCCCGCGGGAGAAGCCGGCGGTGATCATCCTCGGCTCGGGGCCGAACCGGATCGGCCAGGGCATCGAGTTCGACTACTCGTGCGTGCATGCCTCGATGACTCTGCATGAGGCCGGCTACGAGACGATCATGGTCAACTGCAACCCGGAGACCGTCTCCACCGACTACGACACCTCCGACCGGCTCTACTTCGAGCCGCTGACCCTGGAGGACGTGCTGGAGATCTACCACGCCGAGGCCTCGGTCGGCCCGGTCGCCGGGCTGATCGTCCAGCTCGGCGGGCAGACCCCGCTGAAGATGGCGCAGGCACTCAAGGACGCCGGAGTGCCGATCGTCGGCACCAGCCCGGAGTCGATCGACCTGGCGGAGGAGCGCGGTGCGTTCGGCGCGGTGCTGGAGGAGTCCGGCCAGCTGGCGCCGAAGTACGGCACCGCCCACTCGTTCGAGGAGGCCTCGAAGGTGGCCACCGAGATCGGCTACCCGGTGATGGTCCGCCCGTCGTACGTCCTCGGCGGGCGGGGGATGGAGATCGTCGACAGCGAGGACGGCCTGCGCGAGTACATCGGCCGCGCCGCGGCGATCTCCCCCCAGCACCCGGTGCTGATCGACCGGTTCCTCGACGACGCCACCGAGATCGACGTGGACGCGCTCTACGACGGCACCGAGCTCTACCTCGGCGGCGTGATGGAGCACATCGAGGCGGCCGGAGTGCATTCGGGCGACTCCGCCTGCTCGCTGCCGCCGGCCACCCTCGGTCAGGAGGTCATCGACGAGATCCGCGTCGCCACCCGGGCGATCGCCGAGGGCGTGGGCGTCCGTGGCCTGATCAACATCCAGTACGCCCTGCAGGGCACCACCCTGTACGTGCTGGAGGCCAACCCGCGGGCCTCCCGGACGGTCCCGTTCGTGTCGAAGGCGACCGGCACCCAGCTGGCCAAGGCCGCCGCCCGGATCATGCTCGGCGCCTCGATCGCCGAGCTGCGGGCCGACAGCATGCTGCGCGCCGACACCGACGGGGCGGCGATCTGGCCGGGCCTGCCGATCGCGCTGAAGGAGGCGGTGCTGCCGTTCAACCGGTTCCGCACCCCCGGCGGCCAGTTCGTCGACACCGTGCTCGGACCGGAGATGAAGTCCACCGGCGAGGTGATGGGGCTCGACGACGACTTCGGCACCTCCTTCGCCAAGGGCCAGATCGCGACGTACGGCACGCTGCCGACCGGCGGCACGATCTTCGTGTCGGCGGCCAACCGGGACAAGCGCACCATGGTCTTCCCGATCAAGCACCTGGCCGACATGGGCTTCCGGATCATGGCGACCGGTGGCACCGCGTCGGTGCTGCGCCGCCACGGCGTCGACGTGGTCGAGGTGCGCAAGGCCAGCGAGGGCACCGGCCCGCACGGCGAGCCGACCGTCACCGACCTGATCAACGCCGGCGAGGTCGACCTGATCTTCAACACCCCGCACGGCTCCACCCAGGCCGGCGGCCAGCCCCGCAAGGACGGCTGGGAGATCCGCACCGCGGCAGTGCTGCACAACGTCCCCTCGGTGACCACCGCGCAGGGCCTGTCGGCCGCGGTGCTGGGCATCGAGGCGCTGCGCAACGGCGGCATCGGCGTACGGTCCCTGCAGGAGTGGGAACGGATCACCGCCGACATCGTCACCGCCCACACGGTGACCACCACGGACACCGCCGTCCCCGCGGTCGTCGGGGCCTGA
- a CDS encoding quinone-dependent dihydroorotate dehydrogenase encodes MAAHLPGALVDAAYDAVGRPVLFRLGGGDPEVAHETTLDWLAWWGRTPARRAILELAFGSQGRPVDVAGIRFAGPVGLAAGMDKDARALMAWARLGFSHVEFGTVTGRPQPGNPQPRMYRLKDSHGVINRMGFNNAGSAAIAARLELAGIRRGNLAAGMPVGVSIGKTKVVPLADAVEDYLSSLRRLVHLVDYLAVNVSSPNTPGLRSLQGAEELSGLVRSLVAEAAVQAEESAQSALGPVPVFVKIAPDLEWSAIDEALEVCEAAGAAGVIATNTTLTRDGLAPQDRPTGAQAGGLSGAPLTARALDVVSYVTRHTSLPVIGVGGIMTADDARAMLQAGAALVQLFTGFIYRGPGLVRDINALSGLTERD; translated from the coding sequence ATGGCGGCGCACCTGCCCGGGGCGCTCGTCGACGCGGCGTACGATGCCGTCGGTCGGCCGGTGCTGTTCCGGCTCGGCGGGGGCGACCCGGAAGTCGCCCACGAGACCACGCTCGACTGGCTCGCCTGGTGGGGCCGTACGCCGGCCCGCCGGGCGATCCTCGAGCTGGCGTTCGGCAGCCAGGGCCGTCCGGTCGACGTCGCCGGGATCCGGTTCGCCGGGCCGGTCGGCCTGGCGGCGGGGATGGACAAGGACGCCCGGGCACTGATGGCCTGGGCCCGGCTGGGCTTCTCCCACGTCGAGTTCGGCACCGTCACCGGCCGGCCACAGCCGGGCAATCCGCAGCCGCGGATGTATCGGCTGAAGGACAGCCACGGTGTGATCAACCGGATGGGCTTCAACAACGCCGGGTCCGCGGCGATCGCGGCCCGGCTCGAACTGGCCGGCATCCGCCGCGGCAATCTCGCCGCCGGAATGCCGGTCGGGGTGTCGATCGGCAAGACCAAGGTCGTCCCCCTGGCGGACGCGGTCGAGGACTACCTGTCCTCGTTGCGGCGGCTGGTGCACCTGGTCGACTATCTGGCCGTCAACGTCTCCAGCCCGAACACCCCGGGACTGCGCTCCCTGCAGGGCGCCGAGGAGCTCTCCGGGCTGGTCCGGTCGCTGGTCGCCGAGGCCGCTGTCCAGGCCGAGGAGTCGGCCCAGTCCGCGCTGGGCCCGGTGCCGGTCTTCGTGAAGATCGCCCCGGACCTGGAGTGGTCGGCGATCGACGAGGCGCTGGAGGTCTGCGAGGCGGCCGGAGCCGCCGGGGTGATCGCCACCAACACCACGCTGACCCGCGACGGGCTGGCGCCGCAGGACCGGCCGACCGGGGCGCAGGCCGGTGGCCTGTCCGGCGCCCCGCTGACCGCCCGCGCGCTGGACGTGGTGTCGTACGTCACCCGTCACACCAGCCTGCCGGTGATCGGCGTCGGCGGCATCATGACCGCCGACGACGCGCGGGCGATGCTGCAGGCGGGTGCGGCGCTGGTGCAGCTGTTCACCGGCTTCATCTACCGCGGACCCGGCCTGGTCCGCGACATCAACGCACTCAGCGGACTCACGGAGCGAGACTGA
- the pyrF gene encoding orotidine-5'-phosphate decarboxylase encodes MPDTSYAARLTAVTTARGRLCVGIDPHPAILDAWGLPRTVTGLETCARGMVEALGETVAVFKPQSALFEEYGSAGIAVLERVLADIRAAGAVSVLDVKRGDIGSTMAGYARAYLVDDAPLAADAITVSPYLGYGSLQPALDLAVANGRGVYVLARTSNPEGDHVQLAAGADGRTVAQQIVDAAAATNREELNDGMGPVGLVVGATRLDTGVDLDAFNGSILAPGIGAQGGKVSDLPTIFGASLGHVLPTTSRGVMGAGPDAEALRRAARQQVSFMV; translated from the coding sequence ATGCCCGACACCAGCTACGCCGCCCGGCTCACCGCCGTCACCACCGCCCGCGGACGGCTCTGCGTGGGGATCGACCCGCACCCGGCCATCCTCGACGCCTGGGGCCTGCCGCGCACGGTCACCGGCCTGGAGACCTGTGCCCGCGGGATGGTCGAGGCGCTGGGGGAGACGGTGGCGGTGTTCAAGCCGCAGTCCGCTCTGTTCGAGGAGTACGGGTCGGCCGGGATCGCCGTGCTGGAGCGGGTGCTGGCCGACATCCGGGCCGCCGGCGCCGTGTCGGTCCTCGACGTCAAGCGCGGCGACATCGGCTCCACGATGGCCGGCTACGCCCGCGCCTACCTGGTGGATGACGCCCCGCTGGCCGCCGACGCCATCACCGTGAGCCCCTATCTCGGCTACGGGTCGCTGCAGCCCGCGCTCGACCTGGCGGTGGCGAACGGCCGCGGGGTGTACGTCCTGGCCCGCACCTCTAACCCGGAGGGTGACCACGTCCAGCTGGCCGCAGGTGCCGACGGGCGTACGGTCGCCCAGCAGATCGTCGATGCCGCCGCCGCGACCAACCGGGAGGAGCTGAACGACGGGATGGGCCCGGTCGGGTTGGTGGTCGGCGCCACCCGGCTCGACACGGGTGTCGACCTGGACGCCTTCAACGGGTCGATCCTGGCCCCCGGGATCGGCGCCCAGGGCGGGAAGGTGAGTGATCTGCCGACGATCTTCGGGGCCTCCCTGGGCCATGTGCTGCCGACGACGAGCCGCGGCGTGATGGGTGCCGGACCGGACGCCGAGGCGTTGCGTCGGGCCGCACGCCAGCAGGTCAGCTTCATGGTCTAA
- the mihF gene encoding integration host factor, actinobacterial type has product MSIPPLSEEQLQDARAAAARARRERATIKAKVRAGELSVGDVLELAAADDIIAHIRVVDLLKSVSRVGPKRAEALMARFDIASGRRLRGLGRHQIAALKKEFS; this is encoded by the coding sequence GTGTCGATCCCACCCTTGAGCGAGGAGCAGCTGCAGGACGCCCGTGCGGCAGCTGCGCGGGCTCGCCGGGAACGTGCCACGATCAAAGCGAAGGTCAGGGCGGGTGAGCTCAGCGTCGGGGACGTGCTCGAGCTGGCCGCCGCGGACGATATCATCGCCCACATCCGTGTGGTCGACCTGCTGAAGTCCGTCTCGCGGGTCGGTCCCAAGCGTGCCGAGGCTCTGATGGCCCGGTTCGACATCGCCTCCGGAAGGAGGCTGCGCGGCTTGGGGCGTCATCAGATCGCTGCCCTGAAGAAGGAGTTCTCGTGA
- the gmk gene encoding guanylate kinase produces the protein MTVGPGRVVVLSGPTAVGKGTVMARFRELHPEAYVSISATTRPARPGERDGVHYWFVSDAEFDELIASGGLLEWAEVHGAARYGTPRRPVDEAVADGRTVILEIDLQGARQVKENCPDACFVFLAPPSAEELVRRLQGRGTETAEEQARRLETAATEMAARDEFDVVLVNEDVERTVAELVELCGL, from the coding sequence GTGACGGTTGGCCCTGGTCGAGTGGTCGTCCTGTCGGGTCCCACAGCAGTCGGCAAGGGCACCGTGATGGCGCGCTTCCGCGAGCTGCACCCCGAGGCGTACGTCTCGATCTCGGCGACCACCCGACCGGCCCGGCCGGGGGAGCGGGACGGGGTGCACTACTGGTTCGTCAGCGATGCCGAGTTCGACGAGCTGATTGCCTCGGGCGGCCTGCTGGAATGGGCCGAGGTGCATGGCGCGGCGCGCTACGGCACGCCTCGACGGCCGGTCGACGAGGCGGTCGCCGACGGACGTACGGTCATCCTGGAGATCGACCTGCAAGGGGCACGCCAGGTCAAGGAGAACTGCCCGGACGCGTGCTTCGTCTTCCTCGCGCCGCCGAGCGCGGAGGAACTCGTCCGCCGGCTGCAGGGCCGGGGGACCGAGACGGCTGAGGAACAGGCGCGGCGGCTGGAGACGGCCGCCACCGAGATGGCGGCACGTGACGAGTTCGACGTCGTCCTGGTCAACGAGGATGTCGAGCGGACCGTCGCCGAGCTGGTAGAGTTGTGTGGTCTGTGA